The following nucleotide sequence is from Thermostaphylospora chromogena.
CGATTTCTCACTGCTTGTGGTCTCGGCGGAAACCACCAGAGGGTCCCACAACCCCGCACACGCAACACCCGCCGGCTATCACACGCGCACGGTTTAGCCTCATCCGCTTTCGCTCACCACTACTCACGGAATCACTATTGTTTTCTCTTCCTGCGGGTACTGAGATGTTTCACTTCCCCGCGTTCCCTTCCCCGCCCTATGAATTCAAGCGGAGATGACGGGCCACAACACCCGCCGGGTTCCCCCATTCGGACATCCCCGGATCAACGTCTGGCTGGCGACTCCCCGAGGCTTATCGCAGCCTCCCACGTCCTTCATCGGCTCCTGATGCCAAGGCATCCACCGTGTGCCCTACACAACTTGACCACACAAAGATGCTCGCACCCACTATGCAAATCTCAAACAACAACCCGGACAACCCACCACCACCAGCAGCCCTCAACTGCCAGCCGGCAGGCCCGGCACCCCACACCCCACCCCGCAAACACCCTCCCAACCCACCGGCAAACCAACCAGCACACCAGCCAGCCAGTCCAACCAGCACGATCAGGAAAGCACCCCGCGGAGCGAAGGCATAAGGCCCACGGAAACCACCCACTCAGCACCAGCCCCCACCCCACCGACAGCACCCCACACGGACGCACCACCGGCGAAACCGGGAACCAGCACCACGGGCCCGTTTCCTCAGGACCCAACAGTGTGCACTCCTCACCACACCCCAGCCCCACACCGGGCCTTCCCCCTCCCCACCCCCGAAAGGAAACCCTTCCGAAGGATCAGGGCGGTACTAACCCGAGCACAACCCGAGCATGATGACTAACCAGTGCTCCACGATTCACAGCGCACCACAACCCCGGCCACCACAGGCACCAGACACCCGCCGGCACCCGGCAACCGGACCCCCCTGGGATTTCCCACCCGATCAGGGCTCCATCCCGCTCACCCCGCACCCTCCCTCCAATCAGAAAGGACACGGATCCTGCGCACCCGCACCGACAGAATCGACAGATACGCAAAAGCAAGCCAGAACAGTTCCACACGAGTGGAAGGGGGAGGCGCTCCTTAGAAAGGAGGTGATCCAGCCGCACCTTCCGGTACGGCTACCTTGTTACGACTTCGTCCCAATCGCCAGCCCCACCTTCGACCGCTCCCCCCGGACAACCGGTTAGGCCACGGGCTTCGGGTGTTGCCGACTTTCGTGACGTGACGGGCGGTGTGTACAAGGCCCGGGAACGTATTCACCGCAGCGTTGCTGATCTGCGATTACTAGCGACTCCGACTTCATGGGGTCGAGTTGCAGACCCCAATCCGAACTGAGACCGGCTTTACGGGATTCGCTCCACCTTACGGTATCGCCACCCTCTGTACCGACCATTGTAGCATGTTTGCAGCCCAAGGCATAAGGGGCATGATGACTTGACGTCATCCCCACCTTCCTCCGAGTTGACCCCGGCAGTCTCCCATGAGTCCCCACCACCCAAACGGGCGTGCTGGCAACATGGAACAAGGGTTGCGCTCGTTGCGGGACTTAACCCAACATCTCACGACACGAGCTGACGACAGCCATGCACCACCTGTCACCCAGCCCCGAAGGGAAACCCCATCTCTGGAGCGATCCGGGTGATGTCAAACCTTGGTAAGGTTCTTCGCGTTGCGTCGAATTAAGCAACATGCTCCGCCGCTTGTGCGGGCCCCCGTCAATTCCTTTGAGTTTTAGCCTTGCGGCCGTACTCCCCAGGCGGGGCGCTTAATGCGTTAGCTACGGCACGGGACCCGTGGAAGAACCCCACACCTAGCGCCCAACGTTTACAGCGTGGACTACCAGGGTATCTAATCCTGTTCGCTCCCCACGCTTTCGCTCCTCAGCGTCAGGATAGGCCCAGAGAACCGCCTTCGCCACCGGTGTTCCTCCTGATATCTGCGCATTTCACCGCTACACCAGGAATTCCGTTCTCCCCTACCTACCTCTAGCCGGCCCGTATCCACCGCAAAACCCGAGTTAAGCCCAGGCCTTTCACGGCAGACGCGACCAGCCGCCTACGAGCTCTTTACGCCCAATAATTCCGGACAACGCTCGCGCCCTACGTATTACCGCGGCTGCTGGCACGTAGTTAGCCGGCGCTTCTTCTGCAGGTACACGTCACCTTCGTCCCTGCTGAAAGAGGTTTACAACCCGAAGGCCTTCATCCCCCACGCGGCGTCGCTGCGTCAGGCTTCCGCCCATTGCGCAAGATTCCCCACTGCTGCCTCCCGTAGGAGTCTGGGCCGTGTCTCAGTCCCAGTGTGGCCGGTCGCCCTCTCAGGCCGGCTACCCGTCGTCGCCTTGGTAGGCCATCACCCCACCAACAAGCTGATAGGCCGCGAGCCCATCCCCAGCCAGAACCCCCAAACGAGGGAACCTTTCCACCAGGTAAGGATGCCCTTCCCGGTCATATCCGGTATTAATCCCGGTTTCCCGGGGCTATCCCGAAGCCAGGGGCAGGTTACTCACGTGTTACTCACCCGTTCGCCGCTCGGCTCCACACCCCAAAGGAGTGCGGTCCTCGCTCGACTTGCATGTGTTAAGCACGCCGCCAGCGTTCGTCCTGAGCCAGGATCAAACTCTCCAAACAATGCCTAAACAAAATCAGGACTGCCTGGAAACAATCCCAGCACACCGTCAAAACAGACGGGGCACAACATTCACATCACACAACAAGACCCGACACCCGGGTCCCGCCATGCGACGCACTGGCTTTTAGAAGCACACACTGTTGAGTTCTCAAGAAACGGACGCGAACACCGACCCCACCCCGAGAAACCCTCGAAGCAAGCCAGGGCGTACAGCTTCCGAATCCTCATGCGACCCCGGCACGACCCACACGGCCCGCACCAGACCCGCACCCCCCATCCGGGGCAACCCCTCCAACCTACCCCCCCAACCCAGACCACATCAAATCGGCCCGTCGGAGAGGCGGAAGAGGAGAGGAGGAGCAGCTCGGCTTCTGATCGGCCTCACCCGCGGGGGTGGTGCCGCCCGCCGTGCTGCGGAAGAAACTCTAGCAGCACTCCAGGAGTGCCAGAGACAACTCGGGTTACTTCCGCCCCGCATGCCCCGGCTTGCCAACCTTCCCCGGGGTTGGGGAGTCCCTAACAGGGATACGCCAACCGGATGGCAAGTCTTCCGCAATCGCCGCCCACTACGAAGTAGCCACGAGCCTTCTCCCGCTCCAGGAGGTGCCGCATATGACCCGCTCGGAGTTCGACGACATCCGCGCCTTCATCACCGCGGAGGCGAATCACGCGGGTGACCTGTTCCAGGTCGCTCGGACGCTGCTGGACGACCTGGAGCATGCCACCATGCGGGAGGCGATTTTGCGGTCTTACTACCTCCGCCTGCTCACGGCCGCCCGGGCGACGGTGGCCGCGGAGGCGGCGGGCGCGCCCGAGCCCCTCACCTTCCTCAAGGACGAGCTGGCCAAGCGTGGCCAGCTCCCCAAAGAGGGCGAGGATGTGAACCGCATCCTCGCCGATGCCCGCACCGCCACCGCGCTGGTGGCCTCCCTGGAGCAGCGGCCGATGCGGACGCACACCCCGAAGGCCCACCGACGCTGCACCGGAGCCGGCCGTACGCTGCCCCGCTGAAGCGTACGACCGGCTCTCCGGGAACGACGGACGGGCACCGTCCGGGCACGCGCGGGTCCCGCAACCATGCCGCCGAGCGGCGCGGCGTCGGATGGACCCGCGCGGATCAGGACCCGGCGGACGCGCTTCGGACGACCTCGCCGAGCCGGACCCGTGCGCCGGTGCGGAGGACGGCGCGCTGGTAGATCCCCGCGCCGACGCGCAGCACCACGAGTACGGCGAGCAGCATGAGGAACGCGCCGAGCGCGACCTCCCACACCGGCACTTGGCCGCCCGCCATCCGAACCGGCATGATCATCGAGGAGAACGGTGGCACCAGCGACAGGATGCGGGCCAGCGTGCTTCCGGGATCGATGACCGCGGAGAAGGCGATCAGGTAGGCGGCCAGGAGCAACGTCGTCAGGGGCGTGAGGACGCTGTTGACCTCCTCCTGGCGCGACACGAGCGCGCCGAGGCCCGCCGCCAGAGTGGCGAAGAAGGCGTAGCCGAGCAGGAACCATCCCAGCGCCCCGGCGATGGTGCCGCCTATGCCCGGCGGGAGGTCGTCGATGGTGCCGGCGGCCGCGGACGCCGCGACGCCCGCGGCGAGGACGACCACGAAGTTGATCAGGCCGAGCAGGCCCAGACCGAGGATCTTGCCGCCGAGCAGCTGCCACGGCCGGATGGAGGTCAGCAGCAGCTCGACGATCCTGCTGCCCTTCTCCTCGACCACCCCCATGGCCACGGTCGTGATCGAGCTCATGAGAAGGAAGAACAGGACGAAGACCAGCAGGGTGGCGGCGCCGACGCGCAGTGCGGCGTTGTCGTCGGCGGGGTTGACCGATACCTCCGCGAGAGGCGGGACG
It contains:
- a CDS encoding ABC transporter permease; translated protein: MNNLWLVAQREITVHGRTKGFLVGLVVSAVLVAVVAFIPKFFSGPDSYTVGLVNSPGIQPAATSIAAAEEITLDFTDLPDERAARTAVEEGDVDVAVVDGSTILADGRVPGQLGAILQSAHRTAQAEERLREAGLDPARVTEAMNVPPLAEVSVNPADDNAALRVGAATLLVFVLFFLLMSSITTVAMGVVEEKGSRIVELLLTSIRPWQLLGGKILGLGLLGLINFVVVLAAGVAASAAAGTIDDLPPGIGGTIAGALGWFLLGYAFFATLAAGLGALVSRQEEVNSVLTPLTTLLLAAYLIAFSAVIDPGSTLARILSLVPPFSSMIMPVRMAGGQVPVWEVALGAFLMLLAVLVVLRVGAGIYQRAVLRTGARVRLGEVVRSASAGS